The Corticium candelabrum chromosome 18, ooCorCand1.1, whole genome shotgun sequence genome includes a region encoding these proteins:
- the LOC134194394 gene encoding cotranscriptional regulator FAM172A homolog isoform X1, with the protein MLHICMHASARREHLIWFATFLQVLFAQPMGQFLTKYIRGERKHHFADSLKGFKYQFNADGQLRHTETGDQFEFMIKDNDHQYNQRRYEALGKIIDKYIYLQLEEETHLKRIKIPVDAEQDEPVGFFFASDDAETNTDRLMVIIHGSGVVRAGQWSRRLIINDRLETGSQLPYIKKAIEKGYSVIVTNTNLNYQEDDSTKRLIRGSESPEEHMLYVWRNFVKKCPARHVDVLAHSYGGIVTVHWLNMEKDARDRVCKVAFTDSVHGMYKQGVTQETADWFIKNSINWVSTFAPLNTYQGQLKNDVHKLSAGTDVHELTSHSCFDTIFKYFSADDTTFDFLNREAIELEMEITFSNSKAIYREGVDEIDELMNEQEVKGKPQEQRLEADNGGSSMQEHKDTNQVGLEEQEDEAARTIENQQENGQCPHTDDALQVQTETEGNCDEQKPKQEETSQSSGKELTVQSLPEVSVEDKGGEHAGKLQNMENKEETMDNELTETVTV; encoded by the exons AAAGAAAGCATCACTTTGCAGACTCTCTGAAAGGATTCAAGTATCAGTTCAATGCAG ATGGTCAACTGCGACACACAGAAACCGGTGATCAATTTGAGTTTATGATTAAAGATAATGATCATCAGTACAACCAGAGGAGATATGAAGCACTTGGCAAA ATCATCGACAAGTACATCTACTTACAGCTGGAAGAGGAAACCCACTTGAAAAGAATCAAAATTCCG GTGGATGCAGAACAAGATGAGCCTGTAGGATTTTTCTTTGCAAGTGATGATGCTGAAACGAATACGGATCGCTTGATGGTTATCATACATGGCAGTGGAGTTGTCAGAGCTGGGCAGTGGTCAAGAAG ACTTATCATCAATGATCGATTGGAGACTGGTTCACAGTTACCATACATCAAAAAGGCAATTGAG AAAGGTTACTCAGTCATtgtcacaaacacaaatctGAATTATCAAGAAGATGACAGCACTAAACGTCTCATTCGA GGCAGTGAGAGTCCCGAAGAACACATGTTGTATGTGTGGAGAAACTTTGTGAAGAAATGTCCAGCAAGACATGTTGATGTGCTTGCTCACAGCTATGGAGGAATAGTGACAGTCCACTGG TTGAATATGGAGAAAGATGCAAGGGACAGAGTTTGTAAAGTTGCATTCACTGACTCTGTTCATGGAATGTACAAGCAAGGCGTAACACAAGAGACGGCAGATTGGTTTATCAAG aATTCTATTAACTGGGTTTCCACGTTCGCTCCTCTCAACACATACCAAGGTCAACTTAAGAATGATGTCCACAAACTCTCTGCAG GTACTGATGTACACGAACTGACCTCCCACTCATGCTTTGATACTATCTTCAAATACTTCTCGGCAGACGACACAACATTTGATTTCTTGAATAGAGAAGCTATAGAGTTGGAAATGGAGATAACTTTCTCAAACAGCAAGGCCATTTACAGAGAGGGAGTAGATGAGATTGATGAACTAATGAATGAACAAGAGGTAAAAGGCAAGCCACAAGAACAAAGATTGGAAGCAGATAATGGTGGTTCAAGTATGCAAGAGCACAAAG ACACAAATCAAGTTGGCTTAGAAGAGCAAGAAGATGAAGCAGCAAGAACAATCGAAAATCAGCAAGAGAACGGGCAATGTCCACACACAGATGATG CTTTACAAGTTCAAACGGAGACAGAAGGAAACTGCGACGAACAGAAGCCGAAGCAAGAGGAAACCAGCCAAAGCAGCGGCAAGGAATTAACAGTTCAAAGTCTACCAGAAGTGTCAGTGGAGGACAAAGGAGGAGAGCATGCAGGAAAACTTCAAAATATGGAAAATAAAGAAGAGACAATGGACAATGAACTAACTGAAACTGTGACTGTATGA
- the LOC134194394 gene encoding cotranscriptional regulator FAM172A homolog isoform X2 → MLHICMHASARREHLIWFATFLQVLFAQPMGQFLTKYIRGERKHHFADSLKGFKYQFNADGQLRHTETGDQFEFMIKDNDHQYNQRRYEALGKIIDKYIYLQLEEETHLKRIKIPVDAEQDEPVGFFFASDDAETNTDRLMVIIHGSGVVRAGQWSRRLIINDRLETGSQLPYIKKAIEKGYSVIVTNTNLNYQEDDSTKRLIRGSESPEEHMLYVWRNFVKKCPARHVDVLAHSYGGIVTVHWLNMEKDARDRVCKVAFTDSVHGMYKQGVTQETADWFIKNSINWVSTFAPLNTYQGQLKNDVHKLSAGTDVHELTSHSCFDTIFKYFSADDTTFDFLNREAIELEMEITFSNSKAIYREGVDEIDELMNEQEVKGKPQEQRLEADNGGSSMQEHKDTNQVGLEEQEDEAARTIENQQENGQCPHTDDVSSFSFTSSNGDRRKLRRTEAEARGNQPKQRQGINSSKSTRSVSGGQRRRACRKTSKYGK, encoded by the exons AAAGAAAGCATCACTTTGCAGACTCTCTGAAAGGATTCAAGTATCAGTTCAATGCAG ATGGTCAACTGCGACACACAGAAACCGGTGATCAATTTGAGTTTATGATTAAAGATAATGATCATCAGTACAACCAGAGGAGATATGAAGCACTTGGCAAA ATCATCGACAAGTACATCTACTTACAGCTGGAAGAGGAAACCCACTTGAAAAGAATCAAAATTCCG GTGGATGCAGAACAAGATGAGCCTGTAGGATTTTTCTTTGCAAGTGATGATGCTGAAACGAATACGGATCGCTTGATGGTTATCATACATGGCAGTGGAGTTGTCAGAGCTGGGCAGTGGTCAAGAAG ACTTATCATCAATGATCGATTGGAGACTGGTTCACAGTTACCATACATCAAAAAGGCAATTGAG AAAGGTTACTCAGTCATtgtcacaaacacaaatctGAATTATCAAGAAGATGACAGCACTAAACGTCTCATTCGA GGCAGTGAGAGTCCCGAAGAACACATGTTGTATGTGTGGAGAAACTTTGTGAAGAAATGTCCAGCAAGACATGTTGATGTGCTTGCTCACAGCTATGGAGGAATAGTGACAGTCCACTGG TTGAATATGGAGAAAGATGCAAGGGACAGAGTTTGTAAAGTTGCATTCACTGACTCTGTTCATGGAATGTACAAGCAAGGCGTAACACAAGAGACGGCAGATTGGTTTATCAAG aATTCTATTAACTGGGTTTCCACGTTCGCTCCTCTCAACACATACCAAGGTCAACTTAAGAATGATGTCCACAAACTCTCTGCAG GTACTGATGTACACGAACTGACCTCCCACTCATGCTTTGATACTATCTTCAAATACTTCTCGGCAGACGACACAACATTTGATTTCTTGAATAGAGAAGCTATAGAGTTGGAAATGGAGATAACTTTCTCAAACAGCAAGGCCATTTACAGAGAGGGAGTAGATGAGATTGATGAACTAATGAATGAACAAGAGGTAAAAGGCAAGCCACAAGAACAAAGATTGGAAGCAGATAATGGTGGTTCAAGTATGCAAGAGCACAAAG ACACAAATCAAGTTGGCTTAGAAGAGCAAGAAGATGAAGCAGCAAGAACAATCGAAAATCAGCAAGAGAACGGGCAATGTCCACACACAGATGATG TTTCCTCTTTCAGCTTTACAAGTTCAAACGGAGACAGAAGGAAACTGCGACGAACAGAAGCCGAAGCAAGAGGAAACCAGCCAAAGCAGCGGCAAGGAATTAACAGTTCAAAGTCTACCAGAAGTGTCAGTGGAGGACAAAGGAGGAGAGCATGCAGGAAAACTTCAAAATATGGAAAATAA
- the LOC134194394 gene encoding cotranscriptional regulator FAM172A homolog isoform X3, with the protein MGQFLTKYIRGERKHHFADSLKGFKYQFNADGQLRHTETGDQFEFMIKDNDHQYNQRRYEALGKIIDKYIYLQLEEETHLKRIKIPVDAEQDEPVGFFFASDDAETNTDRLMVIIHGSGVVRAGQWSRRLIINDRLETGSQLPYIKKAIEKGYSVIVTNTNLNYQEDDSTKRLIRGSESPEEHMLYVWRNFVKKCPARHVDVLAHSYGGIVTVHWLNMEKDARDRVCKVAFTDSVHGMYKQGVTQETADWFIKNSINWVSTFAPLNTYQGQLKNDVHKLSAGTDVHELTSHSCFDTIFKYFSADDTTFDFLNREAIELEMEITFSNSKAIYREGVDEIDELMNEQEVKGKPQEQRLEADNGGSSMQEHKDTNQVGLEEQEDEAARTIENQQENGQCPHTDDALQVQTETEGNCDEQKPKQEETSQSSGKELTVQSLPEVSVEDKGGEHAGKLQNMENKEETMDNELTETVTV; encoded by the exons AAAGAAAGCATCACTTTGCAGACTCTCTGAAAGGATTCAAGTATCAGTTCAATGCAG ATGGTCAACTGCGACACACAGAAACCGGTGATCAATTTGAGTTTATGATTAAAGATAATGATCATCAGTACAACCAGAGGAGATATGAAGCACTTGGCAAA ATCATCGACAAGTACATCTACTTACAGCTGGAAGAGGAAACCCACTTGAAAAGAATCAAAATTCCG GTGGATGCAGAACAAGATGAGCCTGTAGGATTTTTCTTTGCAAGTGATGATGCTGAAACGAATACGGATCGCTTGATGGTTATCATACATGGCAGTGGAGTTGTCAGAGCTGGGCAGTGGTCAAGAAG ACTTATCATCAATGATCGATTGGAGACTGGTTCACAGTTACCATACATCAAAAAGGCAATTGAG AAAGGTTACTCAGTCATtgtcacaaacacaaatctGAATTATCAAGAAGATGACAGCACTAAACGTCTCATTCGA GGCAGTGAGAGTCCCGAAGAACACATGTTGTATGTGTGGAGAAACTTTGTGAAGAAATGTCCAGCAAGACATGTTGATGTGCTTGCTCACAGCTATGGAGGAATAGTGACAGTCCACTGG TTGAATATGGAGAAAGATGCAAGGGACAGAGTTTGTAAAGTTGCATTCACTGACTCTGTTCATGGAATGTACAAGCAAGGCGTAACACAAGAGACGGCAGATTGGTTTATCAAG aATTCTATTAACTGGGTTTCCACGTTCGCTCCTCTCAACACATACCAAGGTCAACTTAAGAATGATGTCCACAAACTCTCTGCAG GTACTGATGTACACGAACTGACCTCCCACTCATGCTTTGATACTATCTTCAAATACTTCTCGGCAGACGACACAACATTTGATTTCTTGAATAGAGAAGCTATAGAGTTGGAAATGGAGATAACTTTCTCAAACAGCAAGGCCATTTACAGAGAGGGAGTAGATGAGATTGATGAACTAATGAATGAACAAGAGGTAAAAGGCAAGCCACAAGAACAAAGATTGGAAGCAGATAATGGTGGTTCAAGTATGCAAGAGCACAAAG ACACAAATCAAGTTGGCTTAGAAGAGCAAGAAGATGAAGCAGCAAGAACAATCGAAAATCAGCAAGAGAACGGGCAATGTCCACACACAGATGATG CTTTACAAGTTCAAACGGAGACAGAAGGAAACTGCGACGAACAGAAGCCGAAGCAAGAGGAAACCAGCCAAAGCAGCGGCAAGGAATTAACAGTTCAAAGTCTACCAGAAGTGTCAGTGGAGGACAAAGGAGGAGAGCATGCAGGAAAACTTCAAAATATGGAAAATAAAGAAGAGACAATGGACAATGAACTAACTGAAACTGTGACTGTATGA